A window from bacterium encodes these proteins:
- a CDS encoding NAD(P)/FAD-dependent oxidoreductase translates to MEFDAIVVGAGPAGALSAMLLARQGHRVLLLDKARFPRDKICGGALSPAAIPILERIGAWSRLSASALRLEGIRLVSPEGRACEGRYPGTEGVPPFGLSIARLSFDDVLVQLAQLEPSLQFTDGTMVHELLWQGDRCVGVRTAEGPLRARAVVLAEGRFSRLHPALLRRSRGRKRRVFVAAFEGVEGLDTLLELIVPRARRQLVLNPQGPTRAAIALVSTEGDPPHFGPAAVEGYLRLLREEPALRGRLERAVPLGVLHGLSLEPYAGEVLPADGLVVVGDNVRYFDPLTGQGMYRALRSAELASDLLGAALREGLPTRQRLAPYGRQLAREFRWAYRFSEAVASLSQSETVMNLAVRALAAQRGLADRMAAYQGAVLPPQRFFLDLVRLAAPALPKQ, encoded by the coding sequence ATGGAGTTCGATGCGATCGTGGTCGGAGCAGGGCCTGCCGGAGCGCTGAGCGCGATGTTGCTCGCGCGTCAGGGGCACCGCGTTCTCCTGCTCGATAAGGCGCGCTTTCCCCGCGACAAGATCTGCGGGGGCGCCTTGAGCCCCGCGGCGATACCGATCCTTGAGCGGATCGGCGCCTGGTCTCGTCTTTCGGCTTCGGCGCTGCGGCTCGAAGGGATCCGCCTCGTTTCGCCCGAGGGGCGCGCCTGCGAGGGCAGGTATCCCGGGACGGAGGGTGTTCCGCCCTTCGGGCTCTCCATCGCGCGCCTTTCGTTCGACGACGTGCTCGTGCAACTGGCGCAGCTTGAGCCTTCGCTTCAGTTTACCGATGGGACGATGGTTCATGAACTGCTGTGGCAGGGCGATCGCTGCGTCGGGGTCCGGACGGCGGAAGGGCCGCTTCGAGCGCGGGCCGTCGTGCTCGCCGAAGGGCGCTTTTCGAGGCTGCACCCAGCCCTCTTGCGGCGATCGCGCGGCAGGAAGCGCCGTGTCTTCGTCGCCGCCTTCGAGGGGGTCGAGGGCCTGGATACCCTGCTTGAGCTGATCGTGCCCCGCGCGAGGCGTCAGCTCGTCCTGAACCCGCAAGGCCCGACGCGGGCAGCGATCGCGCTGGTCTCGACGGAGGGGGATCCCCCACACTTCGGACCAGCAGCCGTCGAGGGGTATTTGCGGCTGCTACGAGAAGAACCCGCCTTGCGAGGGCGCCTCGAACGGGCGGTACCGCTCGGCGTCTTGCATGGCCTCTCACTCGAACCCTACGCGGGCGAGGTGCTCCCGGCCGATGGCTTGGTGGTGGTCGGCGATAACGTGCGCTATTTCGATCCGCTCACCGGCCAGGGCATGTACCGGGCGCTGCGTAGCGCCGAGCTCGCAAGTGACCTGCTCGGGGCGGCGCTGCGCGAGGGCCTTCCCACCCGCCAGCGCCTCGCGCCCTATGGCCGGCAACTCGCACGGGAGTTCCGATGGGCATATCGTTTCTCGGAGGCGGTGGCGAGCCTTTCTCAGTCCGAGACTGTCATGAACCTCGCAGTCCGGGCCCTGGCGGCCCAGCGGGGCCTCGCCGACCGGATGGCGGCGTATCAGGGGGCAGTCCTGCCGCCGCAGCGCTTCTTCCTCGATCTTGTGAGGCTCGCTGCGCCCGCGTTACCCAAGCAATAG
- a CDS encoding class I SAM-dependent methyltransferase produces the protein MQTPLNAPRIRLEEASCTSCGETAGACLARVTDHLYRVDPREFKLMRCAACRMVYLSPRPIQEDLALAYPPEYFWNGFDLKPLRSWRDAAWNLWARQLVLRRVGFLRRAHRAPAEQPVLDVGCGRGLFLREWQRVTGSEAHGIDLQHENVRFLRAHHPGLHTYHGDFLAWEAPPERFGAVTMWHLLEHLPNPRAALRKAHTCLAPGGALLVGTQNYQSLSRYLQGPTWTLNDVPRHLSHYTEQTLRAQLEGEGFEVERVWHWTEFFPTLGAHLFASRILDAERNVKPLSGLLCNVLLSPLEALAILFKRGCILTAVARKPG, from the coding sequence ATGCAAACGCCGCTCAACGCTCCGCGCATCCGCCTCGAAGAAGCCAGCTGCACCTCATGCGGCGAGACGGCCGGGGCCTGCCTCGCGCGGGTCACCGACCACCTCTACAGGGTCGATCCCCGCGAGTTCAAGCTGATGCGCTGCGCGGCTTGCCGGATGGTCTACCTGAGCCCGCGCCCCATCCAGGAGGATCTGGCCCTCGCCTATCCGCCCGAATACTTCTGGAACGGGTTCGACCTGAAGCCGCTCCGGTCCTGGCGCGACGCCGCCTGGAACCTCTGGGCGAGGCAGTTGGTCCTGCGGCGGGTCGGCTTCCTGCGCCGCGCCCACCGCGCGCCTGCAGAGCAGCCGGTGCTGGATGTGGGCTGCGGCCGGGGGCTCTTCTTGCGCGAATGGCAACGCGTGACGGGCAGCGAGGCGCACGGGATCGATCTCCAGCACGAGAACGTCCGCTTCTTGCGTGCGCATCATCCTGGCCTGCACACGTACCACGGGGACTTCCTCGCCTGGGAGGCTCCGCCAGAGCGCTTTGGAGCCGTCACCATGTGGCACCTGCTGGAGCACTTGCCAAACCCGCGCGCGGCCCTGCGCAAGGCCCACACGTGCCTGGCTCCCGGCGGCGCACTGCTCGTGGGGACCCAGAACTATCAAAGCTTGAGCCGGTATCTCCAGGGGCCCACCTGGACCCTCAACGACGTGCCTCGGCATCTTTCCCACTACACCGAGCAAACCCTACGCGCCCAGCTCGAAGGCGAGGGGTTCGAGGTCGAGCGGGTCTGGCACTGGACCGAGTTCTTTCCTACTCTCGGCGCGCACCTCTTCGCCTCGCGGATCCTCGATGCCGAGCGCAACGTCAAGCCACTGAGCGGCCTGCTCTGCAACGTGCTGCTCAGCCCTCTCGAAGCCCTCGCCATCTTGTTCAAGCGGGGCTGCATCCTCACCGCCGTCGCCCGCAAGCCCGGTTGA
- a CDS encoding PAS domain S-box protein, which yields MTQTGLLLDFVTFLKRAHLRELASELLRLTKVRKVPNGHVLEQAPEGERLQEMEANIASLLDDLAAGTLHERAIERYAPWGVVQQPGLPAPSIKPDDLVRFFAAQREALLAFIPRFTPDSRAAVTLALALEGELSGAQEVVIRFCTRWRDVARERFVRSFNDAPIGMALLGLDGRFLQVNRTLCELTGYSELELLSKRLQELIHPEDLAPELALYQALQEGELQRYQVEQRCFHKDGHLVWVQLSVSMVQDPQGAPLYAISQIQDISAGKKAKDQLRQFELLVRSVVDYAIFMLDPEGRVLTWNEGAERLKGYDAQEIIGRSLEVFYTPEAVQKGLPWHLLKAAEERGHIEDIGWRVRKDGSRFWADVVITAIRDDEGHLVGYAKVTRDLTERRKAEQEAVEHAKTLARQHELLERIIDNVPAGIAYLDKNLVFRWLNPAYAQLIGLPIERLINRPVFEALEGAEPQIGSLLRGVIETARPFHAMGFPFVYGVEGVERHTYWDFSYVPLLGDTREVEGLLILSIEVSERMEKERLQREQIETLEQTDRYKDEFLSVISHELRTPLNFIMGFASILEDELVGKLNAEQHDCVSKIMTGAERMLVQVKNLLDMSQMAAGAFRIAPSATLYAPVVDEAVSSLRPLAAQKGLGLEIEVQVPQEVCLDGPRTVQVLGNLIENAIKFTPQGGRIRIRAGLEENDLVTEVEDNGLGIPAEAIPKLFHRFQQLDMSTTREAGGIGLGLSISKAIVEAHGGTIGVRSEVGKGSTFWFRLPWKVC from the coding sequence ATGACCCAAACCGGCCTCCTGCTTGATTTTGTCACCTTCCTCAAACGAGCGCACCTGCGCGAGCTTGCCTCTGAGCTGCTCAGGCTCACCAAAGTGCGGAAGGTGCCGAACGGGCATGTCCTCGAACAGGCGCCCGAAGGTGAGCGCCTGCAGGAGATGGAGGCGAACATCGCTTCGCTGCTCGATGATCTAGCGGCAGGCACGTTGCACGAACGGGCGATCGAGCGCTATGCGCCATGGGGGGTCGTACAGCAACCGGGCCTTCCTGCTCCGAGCATCAAGCCGGACGATCTCGTGCGCTTCTTCGCCGCGCAGCGTGAAGCGCTCCTCGCGTTCATCCCACGCTTTACTCCCGATAGTCGAGCGGCGGTGACGCTTGCCCTCGCCTTGGAAGGGGAGCTGAGCGGGGCCCAAGAAGTCGTCATCCGGTTTTGCACCCGCTGGCGCGACGTGGCCCGAGAACGCTTCGTGCGTTCATTCAACGACGCCCCCATCGGGATGGCCTTGCTCGGGTTGGACGGGCGCTTTCTTCAGGTCAATCGCACCCTGTGCGAGCTGACCGGCTACTCGGAGCTGGAGCTGCTCAGCAAGCGGCTCCAGGAGCTGATTCATCCGGAAGATTTGGCCCCTGAGCTTGCCCTGTACCAGGCGCTCCAGGAAGGCGAGCTCCAGCGCTATCAGGTCGAACAGCGCTGCTTCCATAAGGACGGGCATCTGGTCTGGGTCCAGCTCAGCGTCTCCATGGTTCAGGATCCGCAAGGGGCCCCTCTCTACGCCATTAGCCAGATCCAGGATATCAGCGCGGGAAAGAAGGCCAAGGATCAGCTTCGCCAGTTCGAGCTGCTGGTGCGGAGCGTGGTGGACTACGCCATCTTCATGCTCGATCCCGAAGGGCGCGTGCTGACCTGGAACGAAGGGGCCGAACGCCTCAAGGGCTACGATGCGCAGGAGATCATCGGCCGGAGTCTCGAGGTCTTCTACACCCCTGAGGCCGTCCAGAAAGGCCTGCCTTGGCACTTGTTGAAGGCGGCCGAGGAACGAGGCCACATCGAGGATATCGGCTGGAGGGTGCGCAAGGACGGCTCCCGCTTCTGGGCGGATGTCGTCATCACCGCCATTCGCGACGACGAGGGGCACCTGGTCGGCTATGCCAAGGTGACGCGGGATTTGACCGAGCGCAGGAAGGCCGAGCAAGAGGCCGTCGAGCATGCCAAGACCCTCGCACGTCAGCATGAGCTGCTGGAGCGCATCATCGACAACGTGCCGGCAGGGATCGCTTACCTGGACAAAAACCTCGTCTTTCGCTGGCTGAATCCCGCATACGCCCAGCTGATCGGGCTGCCGATCGAGCGCCTCATCAATCGCCCCGTCTTCGAGGCTCTGGAAGGCGCCGAACCACAAATAGGGTCCTTGCTGCGCGGGGTGATCGAGACTGCGCGCCCCTTTCATGCCATGGGCTTCCCGTTCGTCTACGGGGTGGAGGGCGTCGAGCGCCATACCTACTGGGATTTCTCGTACGTGCCGCTGCTGGGGGACACCCGAGAGGTCGAGGGCCTTCTCATCTTGTCGATCGAAGTCTCCGAGCGAATGGAGAAAGAGCGCCTGCAACGGGAGCAGATCGAGACCCTGGAGCAGACCGATCGTTACAAGGACGAGTTCCTCTCGGTGATCAGCCACGAGCTCAGGACGCCGCTCAACTTCATCATGGGCTTCGCGAGCATCCTAGAGGACGAGCTGGTGGGCAAGCTGAACGCGGAGCAGCACGATTGCGTCAGCAAGATCATGACCGGCGCCGAGCGCATGCTGGTGCAGGTCAAGAACCTCCTCGACATGAGCCAGATGGCGGCCGGAGCCTTTAGGATTGCGCCTTCTGCGACGCTGTACGCGCCGGTGGTGGACGAAGCGGTGTCGAGCCTCAGGCCGCTCGCCGCTCAAAAGGGGCTCGGCCTCGAGATCGAGGTGCAGGTGCCGCAAGAGGTCTGTCTCGATGGCCCGCGCACCGTCCAGGTGCTGGGCAACCTGATCGAGAATGCGATCAAGTTCACGCCCCAGGGCGGGCGGATCAGGATCCGGGCGGGCCTTGAAGAGAACGACCTGGTCACCGAAGTGGAGGACAACGGCCTCGGGATTCCCGCCGAGGCCATTCCCAAGCTGTTTCACCGCTTCCAGCAGCTCGACATGAGCACGACGCGCGAGGCGGGCGGCATCGGCCTGGGCCTCTCCATCAGCAAGGCCATCGTCGAAGCGCACGGCGGCACGATCGGCGTGCGAAGCGAGGTAGGCAAGGGCAGCACCTTCTGGTTCCGTTTGCCTTGGAAGGTCTGCTAA
- a CDS encoding cation:proton antiporter, whose amino-acid sequence MLTTALLSVAAHADPAAMGESLVFDIGGSLLIAGLLAALFTRFKIPTIAAFLFAGVFVGPQVTGLVTSKANIETIAHLGLVLLLFLIGLEIDLKKLLSSGKTLIWTGLLQFPLCVAFGFGATWLLQKTGWAAIQGPFTPLYLGITVAASSTLLIVKLFQEKYQLDTTVGRMVLGLLIFQDLWAMVVLAVQPNFSQPDLQPVLMTLLGIGILVAIASVFARYVLPTAFHWIARSPELMLVTAIGWCFGIGLLGTHLGEILGMIGIQAPISVSLEMGALIAGASIASFPYCYEVLTKVSAVRDFFVTLFFVGLGMGIPKPDGSDILLLALLMTGLAILSRYLIFLPLLHATGFDRRGSVLTATRMVPISEFCLVIAYLGLSFGHLPATTVGAVIFAFVLTALLYPSLFQHSDALYQRMAPMLTRLGMKAPANQPDAETPAEEYELVLLGFHRIASSLFYELERTNPELLKKTLVVDFNVALHPEIERRGATAHYGDISNPETLRHAGVDKAGIILCTIPDDILKGTSNLALTKSLRVMCPTATIITNAVQTTEVRPLYEAGADYVFVSRVDSARNLMPALDAAVLGAIAAFKENQEFQTGKIGERREVLT is encoded by the coding sequence GTGCTCACGACCGCCCTGCTCTCCGTCGCCGCCCACGCCGACCCCGCGGCGATGGGCGAGTCGCTCGTCTTCGACATCGGCGGCTCCCTGCTCATCGCGGGCCTGTTGGCCGCGCTCTTCACCCGCTTCAAGATCCCCACGATCGCGGCCTTCCTCTTCGCCGGGGTGTTCGTCGGGCCTCAGGTCACCGGCCTGGTCACGAGCAAGGCCAACATCGAGACCATCGCCCATCTGGGCCTGGTGCTGCTGCTCTTCTTGATCGGCCTCGAGATCGACCTCAAGAAGCTCCTCTCGAGCGGCAAGACCCTCATCTGGACCGGACTGCTCCAGTTCCCGCTGTGCGTGGCCTTCGGCTTCGGCGCCACCTGGCTTCTCCAGAAGACGGGCTGGGCGGCCATCCAGGGCCCCTTCACGCCCCTCTACCTGGGCATCACCGTCGCGGCCTCGTCCACCCTGCTCATCGTCAAACTCTTCCAGGAGAAGTACCAGCTCGACACCACCGTCGGGCGCATGGTGCTGGGCCTGCTCATCTTCCAGGACCTGTGGGCGATGGTCGTGCTTGCCGTCCAGCCGAATTTCTCGCAGCCCGACCTCCAGCCGGTGCTGATGACCCTGCTCGGCATCGGGATCCTGGTCGCGATCGCCTCGGTCTTCGCGCGCTACGTGCTGCCCACCGCCTTTCACTGGATCGCGCGATCGCCCGAGCTGATGCTCGTCACGGCCATCGGCTGGTGCTTCGGGATCGGGCTGCTCGGCACCCACCTGGGCGAGATCCTCGGCATGATCGGTATCCAGGCGCCCATCTCCGTCTCGCTCGAAATGGGCGCGCTCATCGCCGGGGCCAGCATCGCCTCGTTCCCTTACTGCTACGAAGTGCTCACCAAGGTTTCGGCGGTGCGCGACTTCTTCGTCACCCTCTTCTTCGTCGGGCTCGGCATGGGAATCCCGAAGCCCGACGGCAGTGACATCCTACTGCTCGCCCTCCTGATGACGGGGCTTGCAATCCTCTCGCGCTACCTGATCTTCCTGCCGCTGCTCCATGCCACCGGTTTCGATCGCCGTGGCTCCGTGCTGACCGCGACCCGGATGGTGCCCATCTCCGAATTCTGCCTCGTGATCGCTTACCTGGGCCTGAGCTTCGGGCACCTGCCCGCGACGACCGTGGGGGCTGTGATCTTCGCCTTCGTCCTCACGGCGCTCCTCTATCCGAGCCTCTTCCAGCACAGCGACGCCCTCTACCAGCGCATGGCCCCCATGCTCACCCGCCTCGGCATGAAAGCACCCGCCAACCAGCCGGACGCCGAGACCCCGGCCGAAGAGTACGAGCTGGTCTTGCTCGGCTTCCACCGTATCGCCTCGTCGCTCTTTTACGAGTTGGAGCGCACCAACCCGGAGCTGCTGAAGAAGACTCTGGTGGTGGATTTCAACGTGGCCCTCCACCCCGAGATCGAGCGGCGCGGCGCGACGGCGCACTACGGGGACATCTCCAACCCCGAGACCCTGCGCCACGCCGGGGTGGACAAGGCCGGGATCATCCTCTGCACCATCCCGGACGACATCCTGAAGGGCACGAGCAACCTGGCGCTCACCAAGAGCCTGCGGGTCATGTGCCCGACGGCCACCATCATCACGAACGCCGTCCAGACCACCGAGGTGCGGCCGCTCTACGAGGCTGGAGCGGATTACGTGTTCGTCTCGCGGGTGGACTCTGCCCGCAACCTGATGCCCGCCCTGGACGCGGCCGTGCTCGGGGCAATCGCGGCCTTCAAGGAGAATCAGGAATTCCAGACGGGGAAGATCGGCGAGCGGCGCGAGGTGCTCACTTAG
- a CDS encoding glutathione-dependent formaldehyde dehydrogenase, producing the protein MKAVVFHGVGDIRLDEVPDPQIEQPTDAIVRLTASAICGTDLHMVRGTVAGMQPGTILGHEGVGIIEQLGSDVRNLNVGDRVVIPSTIACGACSYCRAGYHSQCDVANPNGPLAGTAFYGGPKETGPFHGLQAEKARIPFAHVGLIKLPDEVTDDQAILLSDIFPTAYFAAELAEIKPGNTVAIFGCGPVGLLAIASAKLLDAGRIIAVDCIPSRLARARAQGAEVVNYEEEDPVEAIRRLTNGIGVDRAIDAVGVDANHSHHLPTSDEVERLERLFKQEVQEIAPQANPQADNWHPGDGPSQALMWAVQALAKAGTLAIVGVYPPTVTRFPIGEAMNKNLTIKMGNCPHRRYLPELIELVRTNAINPAEILSQQKPLANAIDAYKAFDKREPDWIKVELEPSAR; encoded by the coding sequence GTGAAAGCCGTCGTGTTTCACGGGGTGGGAGACATTCGGCTCGACGAGGTTCCCGATCCCCAGATCGAGCAACCGACTGACGCTATCGTGCGGCTGACCGCAAGCGCGATCTGCGGGACGGACCTGCACATGGTCCGTGGGACCGTGGCCGGGATGCAGCCCGGGACGATCCTCGGTCACGAAGGCGTCGGGATCATCGAGCAGCTCGGCTCGGACGTGCGTAACCTGAACGTGGGCGATCGCGTGGTGATCCCCTCGACGATCGCCTGCGGCGCCTGCTCGTACTGCCGGGCGGGCTACCACTCGCAGTGCGACGTGGCGAACCCCAACGGCCCCCTCGCTGGGACCGCGTTCTACGGCGGCCCGAAAGAAACCGGCCCCTTCCACGGCCTCCAGGCCGAGAAGGCCCGGATCCCCTTCGCCCACGTGGGGCTCATCAAGCTGCCGGATGAAGTCACGGACGATCAGGCGATCCTCCTCTCGGACATCTTCCCCACAGCCTACTTCGCCGCGGAGCTCGCCGAGATCAAGCCCGGCAACACGGTAGCGATCTTCGGGTGCGGGCCGGTCGGGTTGCTCGCGATCGCTTCAGCCAAGCTGCTCGACGCCGGCCGGATCATCGCGGTGGACTGCATCCCCTCGCGGCTCGCCCGCGCCCGCGCGCAGGGGGCCGAGGTCGTGAACTACGAGGAGGAGGATCCGGTCGAGGCCATTCGCCGGCTCACCAACGGGATCGGGGTGGACCGGGCCATCGATGCGGTCGGGGTCGACGCGAACCACTCTCACCACCTGCCCACCTCGGACGAGGTCGAGCGCCTGGAGCGCTTGTTCAAGCAGGAAGTGCAGGAAATCGCCCCCCAGGCCAACCCGCAAGCCGACAACTGGCACCCGGGCGACGGTCCCTCTCAGGCCCTGATGTGGGCGGTCCAGGCCCTCGCCAAGGCAGGCACCCTCGCCATCGTCGGGGTCTATCCCCCGACGGTGACCCGCTTCCCCATCGGCGAGGCCATGAACAAGAACCTCACGATCAAGATGGGGAACTGCCCGCACCGGCGCTACCTCCCGGAGCTGATCGAGCTGGTCCGCACCAACGCGATCAATCCCGCCGAGATCCTCAGCCAGCAGAAGCCGCTCGCGAACGCCATCGACGCCTACAAGGCCTTCGACAAACGCGAGCCCGACTGGATCAAGGTCGAGCTGGAGCCGAGCGCCCGCTGA